A window from Spirochaeta cellobiosiphila DSM 17781 encodes these proteins:
- a CDS encoding integrase core domain-containing protein has product PQKLRCDNGPEYISDALKSWSRKNCIELSFIQKGKPTQNAYIERFNRTARHEWLELNIFKSIYHAQELATRWMWIYNNERPHSSLGGITPRMVLNNSTNYSC; this is encoded by the coding sequence CCACAAAAACTAAGGTGTGACAATGGACCAGAATACATTAGTGATGCTCTTAAAAGTTGGAGTAGAAAAAACTGTATCGAACTATCTTTTATCCAGAAAGGGAAGCCAACACAGAATGCTTACATTGAAAGATTTAATAGAACTGCTAGACATGAATGGCTAGAGTTGAATATCTTCAAATCTATCTATCATGCACAAGAACTTGCGACAAGATGGATGTGGATATACAATAATGAAAGACCTCATTCGTCTTTGGGCGGCATTACCCCTAGAATGGTTTTAAATAATTCTACAAATTACTCCTGTTAA